The DNA sequence caaataagagaatccaaaattaatagccctttaagtttatctaagttaaagtctaaagaagaaaattctgaaataaaagaattaacaaaaaaggtcgaaaaattaaatgaaaccctaaacactaagttatgacaataaataaagaaaaaatatatgtaacctatcaagacaagaaacaagagctctttgaaagagaaaatcggttgaattatttacagttttctgaaataaatcaaggAGCATTTAAAgttctaaaaataatctatgacaaattaaaaggagaagttgaagagttagaaaaaataatagaatctctagaaaatagtgatgaatcgatgatagaatttgcagaaattctaagataaataatgaagtttataaagattgaaaaaccagaaaacaaaataaaaagaaaaagggcgaaaaaattaaaaagtaaaataaaggagtataaaaaggaattaaataatcttcaattcgaaattaatgaccttataataaaaaggatagaaataagaataaatataaacaagttagagctaaacttaaaaaatttataaatgcctgaaaaaccatattatgacttaaaagaattaaagctgttgaaagaaaaaatggaaaatgaagttgaaaaattaaaaagatatttagaaacaacagaaagtgtagaaataaaagaaatttttgaggatttgaaagattatattaaagaaaaggacaaacagataaaagatcttatatacaataatccatgcaaaaaataatattataaattaaaacaagattgaaaaactataaaaatcagaattagtaatagtagaaatgatcaatacttttgattatgaaactgcaaattataaagtaccaccaaccaaatctatacaaattataaaagcAAAATACGAAGAGTtaatagaaattttgaaaaagaaattacattttaaaaatttacgaagagttaatagaaattacattttaaaaattggtatcagagccaagttaacgattaagggtaacactttttctttaagcaacacttttagtgatacacttttaaaaacaacaaataacCATAAAAGACAAATATCTTTACAAATGCATCTGTACACTAGATGCCCCTTTTTGTGATCACCAAAAAACCAAAGTGATCTTTTCATTGTACTTTTTATTTGaccttttttagttttttttttttttatccgAAGCCGGAAGCCCATTTGTAATTGTAGGTGCTTTACATTTACTTTCTAACATTAAAAAGTACGGTTGCCAATTAGGAGAAGAAAACTTGACACATCAGTAAATTTAATCATTCAAAGAGGCAATCTCTTAAATGAATATCTTTGACGGTTCAGAGCCTTGAAGGAATGCTTATCAATTTGTTTCGAGTTTTGACCACCCATGAGTTCCTGGCTTGACACAAAGCTGCCTTGAGCCTCAAAATACTGAAAAGTATAATCAGGTGTTAAAAATGACAATAAATTCAAGATTTCTTTTGGTCTCTCTCTCAGTATTCAAACCCAAATGGTGAAACTAATATTGATTGACAGATTTGGATCCACAGTTGCATATAGGAGGAGTGTATCTACTAATACCTAATTACCTATACATTCATTCATTGGTTTTATTAGGATTTATGGTTAAATTTAGAAGTGATATGAGATgagatagaaaaataatagaagataagaaacaaaaataatataattttgtggaagattttttatctttttatcatttaattaatattatttaaataaattaatatatttaattaaataataaatataatatattaaagtacaaatactaatataaatacaaaatatatggAATATATACAATATAGTATATATAaacacataaattttaaatttttataagacaaaaaaaaatatgatagatATAACATATAAAATACTATTTAGATAAAGTatgataatattttaatattttatttgtattaaaatataaataaatttttttattatttttaattatatatttaaaaagtcTAGTCATGTCTTCTCCAATAAGCCCATCTATTCCCTTTGCTTCTTTCTTCTCATCCATTTGCTTTTCAGTTTCTTTCATCCTTTTGGTTTCCTCCATGGACACCTCATATGAAATGGAACCTTTTCTATTCCAAAACGAATCTCCTCATCATGAAGAAGTAGAAGAGGAGGATGAGTACTCAATTATCGCTGCAGCAGAGATCAAagaatcaccaccaccaccaccatcatcatcatctataCCACAAAGCAGCTGCTTCACTACTTTGACCGACTCCGATATCAGGAAGCTCCAAACCTCTGAAATCAACAAGGTATCATCTGTTCTTCTCATACCACAATCCGATGCGTGCCTTTTGCTTATCCACCATGGCTGGAGCGCCATGAAGGTCCACGAAGCTTGGTTCGAAGACGAGAAAAGCGTTCGAGAACTCGTTGGCTTGCTCGATAGTAGTAACAACATCATCCAGAGTTCTACATGCGAGATCTGCTTTGATGATTCAGTTTGGTACAAGAAGGTGGAGTATGCCAAGTGTGGCCATGGATACTGCATCGATTGTTGGAAGCACTACATCGATGAGAAGATCCAAGAAGGTTCTCATGAGTGCCTGAAACCGATGCGATGCCCTCATCCATCTTGTGAGGCTTCCTTGGAGATTGAAACTGTTCGGCGATTCGCCAGCGAGACAAACAAGAACATGTACGATCGTTTCTTGTTACGCTCGTATGTCGAAACCAGAAAGAATATAAAGTGGTGTCCAAGTCCTGCTTGCGATCTTGCTGTTCTTTACGAATCAGATGGAAACTACGCTAACAAATATGTTGAAGCTTGTTGCAGTAATGAGCATAGGTTTTGCTGGGAATGCGGTGAAGATGGTCATAGACCTGTGAGTTGTGAAACGGTGGCTGAGTGGATGAAGAAGAATGTGGATGATTCTCAGAGCGTGatttggatctctgctttcacGAAGGAATGCCCCGATTGTGGGATCCGCATTGAGAAGAATGAGGGTTGCATGCAGATGATTTGCACTGTTTGTGGCTGCCGATTTTGCTGGCTATGTCTTTCTAAGTGGTCTCTGTGTTCCGCTTACGGTTGTAACCGTTTCTCAGCCCGGAATACTGAGACGCCCACAATGAACAATGGAAATGGCTATTTGGACTTGGAGAGGTACAGACATTTATATTTGTTATGTTATATTATACTTCTATTTTGTCATATGTTCTTCTTATTTATTGCATGGGTAATAACAAGCTTTCATTGGTATTGATGAAAAAGTTTACCTGTGTTGCTGTGAATTAAATTTGCATGTCCTTGGACAGATACTCAATTGTTTGTCATTCTAGCAAAAGTAATTAATTTGTTAATCTTAGTTACAATATTATCTAGATAGATAAATTTAATTGGATAAtaggataaaattaaattcatagttcaaataaaagttaaaatattAACTCACATTATGGTAGATAAATTAGTCTAACATGTCAAAGTATGTCAATGTAATGTGTGAGTGAAAATGCATTTGAGTGTGTATTAGTCTAAAGAAAAGTACACATAACTAACTTTAAATCGgtcaataataaaataacttaattaattataaatatagtaattaattttatttatttataatttaaaatattagttattaaatattttatcatatttaaattagaaagatataCGTTTAGTATAATTGCAATGTAAATTACCAAAACTGATTCAGTTAGCTTCTATCTCTTCACTATTTTTCTCTCTCCAAATgcctaaaatataataaatcagaAAACAGATTTAAATCATccaatttacaaaaaaaaaaaacattctaATCTCTAGCATAAGCACTATCTATATAGAAGTTTTGGATTCACCCAAAGCCATTTCACTAGTTTTTGCTAGAACCATCTTGGTTTCCTAGCATTATTGTTAATCTAATTCTTCAATCTTTTGTCattaattgtgtttttcttttcctaATAAGAAAGTTTTTATGACTAAGGGTGTGTTTGGGAAACCCGTTTGAAAGGAAGAATCACGTTTACATTTCTTGAAAGCTTCAACTTTTGGTTTGGCAAATTTTTTTCTCATGAACGCAGAAGTGATTTTGCTGCCAAAACCACGTTTACAAGAAGCAACTATTTGTAGCTTCTGCGTTTTCTTAACTGACTTTTAGCCATAGATActaacaatttatttattttttaccaaCTTTATCCTTTGTATATGTTATTGtactaattataaaattattgttatttccatttatatgaattatattttctattatttattatttttatttttttcaactatttatttgacattatacacttttataactgtgatttttgtgtattatgtttgttattatttttttataatataatttattaattctattaggtaaagtaaattaaacaaaaaattaattgtaaataataataataataaaaaattataacatactaaaaaatgagtaccaaaaatactaaaaatatattatataaaaagatTATCAAGAACTTTTAGATTTGTTTCAATCATTATAaagtaaatatttattttttttattattttcagtaTTCTCTTTTATACTGTAATTCTCGTATACTATGTTttagtgtaattttttataatatagattatgatttcattaaaaaagataaattaaataaaaaattaataatagataataataaaatcggattctaaattaatattaataataagatTATTGAGAGTTCTAAAACAAGAATACGATGTAAAAAATACTAAAGTAATATTTAATACTTAGAAAATGTAACATATTTGACtaatattcttttatatatatatatatataatttatatttttttatttttatttaaaatatattttatctatttttatatgttatttttattttagtaagtaaatattaattttattataaaattaactaataagatgtatttaaatatctaaattaaaataataagataatataaaaaaaattttaagttgatgtctattttagtaattttttagctaaaagtgattttgaatggTACAAgccaaacaacatttattttactataatccattttgatacaaaaattaccaaacataaatcactttaacacaaacttacttttgatcaaaatcaagtttgcaaaatcaattttatacaaaCTCCCGTTTGCAAActgtaatccaaacacacactaagCCTTTTTGTCTCCTTATGTTTGAACTAATATTAGtcaatctttttatttttattctaaaaatgtTTTTCCtctaacattttctttttttattttattattttttgttgacTAGAAAATTGTTTACCATATAATATTCTTGTTCATATTTGATTTAGTAATTGGGTTCATATTTGATAGGTACACTCACTATTATGAACGTTGGTTTACCAACGAATTCTCAAGGAAAAAATCGATTGAGATGATGGAGAAGTACCTGAACAATGAGAATATAAGAATCCTGTGCAAGGAATTTGAAAGGCGTGAAGATGATTTTGAGTTTGTGAAGAAGGCTTGGGAAGAGGTAATCGAGTGTAGGAAGTTGCTGAAGTGGACCTATGCATATGGTTACTTCATCCCTGAGGAGGAGAAAGCCAAGAAGGAGTTGTTCGAACACACGCAAGGCGTTGCTGAGAGTGCATTGGAGAAGCTTCACAAGTTCGCCGAAACAATGCTGATGGAGATCCTGAATAAGAAGAAAGACGGTTTCGATAGGAATCGTCTGGAACTTTCTCATCTGACCGTTGTCACCAAGAATTTCTTTGATAATATGGTGACACAATTGGAGGATAGAGGGCTTGATGATGTGAATGTGAAGAGTTATGGTGAAAGCTCAAGGTCCTCCTCATTGTCTTCGTCGCCTCGAGGTGTGGTGAGGGATGGGATGACAGAGATTGGTCTCCGGAAATGCGGTTATTGCGGTTACTACAACCTTGCCAGCACTCTAGAGTGTCCCTGCATTGAGAAGAAATACCAGTGCTGGACCTGTTCTCGTGATCCTCCTGTGATTTGGTGTCCATTGCGTATGGTTAATTAACATCCATTGAATTACTCAaaccattttccttttggtagTACTTGTTTTTGCGTAAGTTGACGTAGAAAACTATTTAGATAACAATTTAGTTAAGCTATGTAACGGTTCTTGTTTTTGGTGATGAACTACTTAATCaaaatttctcttattttggtTAGTTCTAGTTTAATGAATGGGGTCTTCTGTGACCCAGCGAGGAATTGGTGCTTATTGCTTTCTCCTGTCTGAAGTCGTAAACATTTTCTAACATAAAAAGCTTGATCAAATTCGTACGATTCCATCAAACTCTACACACGATCAAAGTAAcgtagcgtttggtggagaaAGTAAGTTAGCGTTTGCTGTAGAAACAGAGACAAAAAGATGGAGAGCGAAAGACAAAAACTAAGGCTGTATTAGAATAGCATAGGATAAGACACTGATGGaaagaaatacaaaattttgtgtaataaactaaataaattatgaaaatctaatttattctcatttttttcattcaaaaaatttcagatgaaaaatataacaataaaaaatataattatgaaaaattaacaaaaataataaaagaaaaaataaaaaataagttatatcTCTTGTTAATGTTTTCGTGTCCTTTCTGTCAAAATGgatacaaaatacactaattcagtgtTTTTGGACATATTATCTCTGTTCATATCTTTTCTGCCAAACATGATTTTGTGTCTCAGTGTCCCTGTCTCTATAAATAAATGTAGCCTTAACAGAcagagattgaaataaattttaatattctgTTTAATGTAAAGTGAAAGAcaaaaattgaaataagaatgagattctaattgtattttaaatataaaatgttattaaaaattttagttttctaTGTTTCTATTTTTTAGAGGTGttgaaatactaaaattttaaagacaaaaattaaaattttaatatcaatttttaaatCAACAAATATAATACTAAATCTTAATTTTTCAGTACTTTAAAATAAACGCTAGCTAAGTGATGAAAAAATCCGAGAATTTTAAGTAATAAAGGTAAGGATCGCTGTTTAATATGTAATTTTCATTATGTATGAGTTTTATTATTTGATTCAAGGGTTATATTTTTACTTTCTCATTTTACTAGTTTTCTTACTTACATTGATTAGTGTGTGTGAGCATGTGTCGGTAATGAGATACATACATATGTTAAAAAGAAACCAACCATATAAATATTCAGAAGGAAGAGATGGAAAGTGATTATACACTTTgtccttctttttaaaatttatacattAGTTAATTGAAATATTCAAACAACAGAATGAAAAATGACATCACTCTATTACTTCATACTCAAATCCATTCTCATGGTCCCCATCTTGCTTATGTACAAGGATCAACAAATAGTACTTTTGTTTTGattaataataagaattttattaatttgtgTCCTATATATAGGGTAAgaacatcatatatatatatatatatatatatatatatatatatatatatatatatatatataagtataagtattttataaaagttattaaaaaaatacttttatttataattttaatatattaaatacattaaaaattttaaaaaatttctattATTGTAGGTTTAAAACGTGCTTTAGATAAGTTagctaaattattattattattattattagagaaaACTATATTTTAGTATATTGATTGACTGTAAACGAGTGAAAAAACTATAGGATTTATTATTAAGAATTAACTATTTTGTGTGTTAAAGGCACATTTAAAgagaataataatatattttttaaatttccgATGCATTCAATGTATGtattgaaaatgtaaaagaaaaaaatttatcttttcaataaCTTAGtgagatatttttttataatatttttaaggTAAATACTATAGTGTCTATTATTTTAtacttaaattatttaaaaaataaataaataatatttaaaattttttatattatttattttttattttaaacattttattttttattttaaatgagAAGTTAGGCAATTTAGCCACCATAGAACTCAcctatttttaaaatatgttagcaagactattaattttatacttTTCAATGCATTTACAGTAAACCACAAAAAATGACTTTAAACTAAGGGTATTCATGGGCCAAGTGAAACCGGATCTGATGTGACTTAGATCTATTCCGAAATATATATCGGACCTATTTGTTAGATTCAAATTCGACCTtagacccgatgaaacctaCACACTTTTGAGCCACGATTATATCGAATAAAAATCAGGTGAAAACTGGACTGTTAACATTATCTTCTTGTAAGTTAGCATGTGAAAATATCCGAATTTCCAAGACTTCAaccattatttgacatggtgaaattcacttagaaaaatataacaagaaccaaccaTT is a window from the Arachis stenosperma cultivar V10309 chromosome 3, arast.V10309.gnm1.PFL2, whole genome shotgun sequence genome containing:
- the LOC130965416 gene encoding probable E3 ubiquitin-protein ligase ARI10; this translates as MSSPISPSIPFASFFSSICFSVSFILLVSSMDTSYEMEPFLFQNESPHHEEVEEEDEYSIIAAAEIKESPPPPPSSSSIPQSSCFTTLTDSDIRKLQTSEINKVSSVLLIPQSDACLLLIHHGWSAMKVHEAWFEDEKSVRELVGLLDSSNNIIQSSTCEICFDDSVWYKKVEYAKCGHGYCIDCWKHYIDEKIQEGSHECLKPMRCPHPSCEASLEIETVRRFASETNKNMYDRFLLRSYVETRKNIKWCPSPACDLAVLYESDGNYANKYVEACCSNEHRFCWECGEDGHRPVSCETVAEWMKKNVDDSQSVIWISAFTKECPDCGIRIEKNEGCMQMICTVCGCRFCWLCLSKWSLCSAYGCNRFSARNTETPTMNNGNGYLDLERYTHYYERWFTNEFSRKKSIEMMEKYLNNENIRILCKEFERREDDFEFVKKAWEEVIECRKLLKWTYAYGYFIPEEEKAKKELFEHTQGVAESALEKLHKFAETMLMEILNKKKDGFDRNRLELSHLTVVTKNFFDNMVTQLEDRGLDDVNVKSYGESSRSSSLSSSPRGVVRDGMTEIGLRKCGYCGYYNLASTLECPCIEKKYQCWTCSRDPPVIWCPLRMVN